Sequence from the Candidatus Palauibacter scopulicola genome:
CCGAGAGCGGCCGCGGCGGCGGCACGTTAGAGAACGCACAGTGCCCGGTCAACGTTGAGCCGAATGAGGTTGCAGCTAGTACGGCGTCCGATCCCGCTTGCGGGTCCAGCGCTCGAAGGCGTCCCCCGCCCTGGCCGAGGGCACCCTCACGAGCGAGACGATCCGGCGCTCCTCGGGGGGCAGGGAGAACTCGTCGTAGATGTCTTCGTCGCTGAACCGGATGCGCGCAGCGTCCTCGCGGGTGTTGGCGTAGTAGACGCGGCGGATCCGGCTCCAGTAGATCGCTCCCAGGCACATCGGGCACGGCTCGCAGCTCGCGTAGAGTTCGCAGCCACCGAGATCGAACGTGCCCAGGAGGTCGCAGGCCCTCCGAATCGCCTGGATTTCGGCGTGGGCGGTGGGGTCGTTGTCCAGCGTGACGCGGTTCATCCCCTCCGCCACGATCTCGCCGTCCTTCACCACGACGGCGCCGAACGGACCGCCGCCCGCCTCCACGCTGCGTTCGGACAGGTCGATGGCCCGCCGCATGAACTCGTCACTCATCAGGACGCTCGTTTCGTCAAGGGCATGCGCGCTCGACTCCGGGCGGTCGCCTCACGGCGGTCGACGCCCGAAGCACTCTCCGAATATACTCAGCCGGTCCCGTCCCCGGCTTTCGGCCGGGGCCCCTCGTCCCCCTCCTCCCATGGCCTGCGGATTGACGAACTCGAAGGGCGGCCGGCCCTCCCGGCGCGCGCGCGACCTCACGGTCGACCTAGGCCTCCTGGCGACGGCGATCATCTGGGGGATCAACTTCTCCGTCGTGAAGATCGTCCTGCGCGAACTCGATCCGCTCGCGTTCAACGCGGTGCGCTTCCCATTCGCGGCGCTGGCCGTCCTGTTCCTCCTCCGGGCCACCGGCCGGCCGGTCCTACCGCCGCGGAGCGAGTGGCCGCGGGTTCTGGGACTCGCGGTGGTGGGCCACGTGATCTTCCAGGCCGCCTTCATCTACGGCATCGACCTGACGCTGACCGGGAACGCGGCGCTGCTCCTCTCCACGAGTCCCGTGTGGGTGCTCCTCATCGCGTCCGCGCTCGGGCGGGAACGGTTCAGCCTTGCGATCCTCCTGGGCGTCATCGCGACGCTCGCCGGGATGGCGATCCTCATCACCGGCGGCACGCAGGAAGTCGGAGGCGCCGGTCTCGGCGATCTGCTCGTCCTCGGGGCCGCGCTCTCCTGGGCATCCTTCACCGTGTTCGGACGGCGCATCACGAAGCGGCGCGGGGCGCTGGAGGTGACGGGGTGGACGCTCTGGGCCGCCCTTCCCGTCATCGTCGGCATGGGAATCCCGGACCTCATGCGCGTCGACTGGAGTTCGATTCCGCCGGGGATCTGGTTCGCGTCGGCCTACACGGGCGTGTTCGGGATCGCCATCGCCTACCTGCTCTGGTCGCGCGGCATGAAGACGATCGGACAGAGCCGGACGGCGGTGTACCAGAACCTCGTCCCGGTGATCGCGCTCGCGACGGCGTGGATGTGGCTGGGAGAGACGCCCACGCCGCAGCAACTGGCGGGCGCCGCCGTCATTCTGTCGGGCGTCGCCGTGGCGCGCGGTCTCGCCGGACGCCGGCGACGTCGCGCGCCATGAGCCGGGCCTGCGTCTGCCGCGTAGCGCCGGTCTCGCGACGGTATCCGGCGGCGGCCTACCTTGGACCCCATGTCCGACGAGCGCAGCGTAGCGGGGATCGTGTTGGCTGCCGGGTCTTCGACCCGCATGGGGCGCAACAAGCTCCTGCTGGACGTCGGCGGCGAGACCCTCGTGCGGCGGACCGTTCGCCTCGCGGGTGAGGCCGGCCTCGACCCCGTCATCCTCGTCACGGGACGCTTCCGCGAAGAAGTCGAACGGGAGGTCGAGGACCTCGCCTGCGCACCGGTGTTCAACCCCGACCACGAGACGGGCATCCAGACCTCCGTGGCGTGCGGGGTCGCCGCGGTGCCGGCGTCCCGCGGGGCCGCCGTCGTGATGCTCCCCGACATGCCCTTCGTGACCGTGCGCATGGTGCGTACGCTGGTGGAACGGCACGCGGAGACCGATGCGCCGCTCGTCGTGTCGCGCTACGGCGAGGTGAACGCGCCGCCGATCCTGTACGGCCGTGGCCTGTTCGGCGAGATCTCCCGGATGCGGGCGGGGTGCGGGCGGGAAGTCGTTCGACGGCACCACGACCGGGCGTCTCTGGTGGATTGGCCGGCTGACCGGCTGAGAGACCTCGACCGGCCGGACGAATACGAGTCCGTGCGGCGGGAACTCGCGGGGGCCGGCTCCCGCTCCGGGGACGTGCCGTGAATCGCAGCCTGCTCGATCTCGCCGCGCGGCTGACTTCCGAACGCCAGCCCTACGCGCTCGCCACGGTCGTGCGGAGCGAGCGCCCCACGAGCGGCAAGCCAGGCAACATGGCGCTGATCTCCGCGGACGGCGTCATGCACGGCTGGATCGGCGGCAGTTGCACCCGTTCGGAGGTGGTGCGCCACGCGCTGGAGACCCTGGATCAGGGGGAGCCCAGGCTCCTCGCCTTCGGGTCGAGTCCCGGACGCCCCGACGATCTCGTCCCCGTGCCCATGTCCTGCAGCAGCGGAGGGAAGGTGGAAGTGCACGTGAACCCGGTTCTTCCGGCTCCCGTCCTGGTCGTGGCGGGCCGTTCGCCCGTCGCCCTCGCGCTGGTGCGCCTCGGCGGCGCGATGGGATACACGACCGTGGCCGAGGCTTCCGAAGAGGCTTCCGAGGATGAGGCAGTGGCGGCAGCGGCCGACGAGGTCGTGGAGGACCTGGCGGAGACGGCGGCGCGCTACGCGGAACGGCCCCGCGGCTGGAGGCTGTACGGGGTCGTCGCCACCATGGGACAGCGAGATGAGCGCTCGCTCGCGGAGTTGGCGGCCGCCGCCCCGGACTACCTTGGCGTCATCGCCTCCCCCACCCGGATGGAGGAAGTGCGCCGCGTCCTGGCCGCGCACGGACTCCACGCCGACGCGATCGCCCGCGTGCGGGGCCCCGCCGGCCTCGATATCGGCGCCGAGAGCCCGGAGGAGATCGCCGTCAGCATCCTCGCCGAAGTCGTCCAGCTCGAGGCACAACGGACAGGGGCGGAGGCGGTCGAGCCCAGCGACGCGGTCGGCTCCGGCGACGTCGCCGCGGAGGAAGCGGCGACCGGAGAGGGACCCGAGGACCAGGCGACCGATCCCGTGTGCGGCATGACCGTCCCGGTGGCGGGTTCTCCGTCCTCGGTGTTCGAGGGGGAACCCGTCTACTTCTGCTGCGAGGGGTGCCGCACCCGATTCGACGCCTCGCCGGAGGCGTATCTCCAGAAAGAAGCGACGAGGGGGTGATATTGAAGACCCTGCTGAAGGTCGCCGCACACGTCGCGGTAGTCGCATTGCTTTACCTGATGTTCTCGTTCTCGTTGTTCCTCGGACTGCAGGTCAGCCCGACCCTGGGGAACATCGGCATGGTCGTATCGATCGGCGCCGTCATCGCCTACGTCGTTCTGGTTCGCCGCAGACGCTCCTTGCGGATGACCATGGAGGAAGAAGGCTCATGAGAATCGAGGGCTCTGCGACCTCATGAGGCCCGACATCCGGCGCACCCGCAGATTGATTCGTGTACCGCCATGCGGTACAATGCTGCATGACTCGGAGCTTCCGCCATCGCGGGCTCAAGCGGTTCTACGAGCGTGGCGATCCGAGCCGCGTGGGGGCCGACCTGGCGGATCGGGTTGCGGTCGCCCTGGCGGACCTCGATGTAGCCCGTAAGCCCTCGGATCTCGACTTGCCCGGCTATCGACTCCATCCGCTGAAAGGGGATCTGGAGGGGTTCTGGAGCATCTCGATTTCCCGCAACTGGCGAATCATCTTTCGCTTCGACGATGGCGATGCCAGTCACGTCGACCTGGCCGACTACCACTGACGGAGGCAGTGAACATGGCGATGAAGGATCCCCCGCACCCCGGTCGCAGCATCCGGGAGAACTGCCTGGACCCACTCGGCCTGAACGTCACCGAAGCGGCCCGGGTGCTCGGGGTCGCCCGCCACACGCTTTCTCGCGTCCTGAACGGGCACGCGGCGATTTCTCCGGAGATGGCCATCCGGCTGGAGAAGGCGGGCTGGTCCAATGCCGAGTTCTGGCTGCGGCGGCAGAGCAGCTACGACCTCGTGCAGGCGCGCAAGGGCGAAGACCGGATCCACGTCGAGCGGTATCAACCTCAGCCAACGGCGTAAGGCCATGAAGATCGAGGAAGGGTTCACGATCGACGCGCCCGCCGCCGATGTGTGGGCGATCCTCTCCGACCCTCGGCAGCTCTCGGAACTCCTGCCCGGGGCGGAAATCACGGAGCGGATCGACGACACGACGTGGGAGGGCGCCATGACCGTCAAGGTGGGCCCCCTCGTGGCGGCCTATACCGGGACCGTATCCTTCGAGTTGAACGAAGAGGATCGGTCCGCGGTGGTCCGCGCCCTGGGCCAGGGCAAGGCCGGCATGGGCACCGCCGAGATGACGATGAACAGCCGGGTGGCGGCGCTTCCCGATGGCGGGTCCGAGGTGACGATGGACTCGGACGTCACCGTCACGGGGATCCTCGCGCAACTCGGCCGCGGCATGACGCAGGTCGTGTCCAGACGAATGTTGCAGGAGTTCGTCAAGCGACTGACGAGCGCCCTTGAGAACGAGGCGAAGGAGGCAGAGGCATGATCCCCGCGCAGTTCGAATACCACGCGCCGGCCGAAGTGGAGGACGCGGTCGACCTCCTCGTCGAACTCGACGACGCGAAGGTGATGTCGGGTGGCCAGAGCCTGCTCCCGATGATGAAGCTTCGGCTCGCCTCCCCCGCGCACATCATCGACCTCAGGCACATTCCCGGGCTCGACACGATCGAGGAACGGGACGGCTTCCTCCGCATCGGCGCGCTCGTGACCGAGACCCAGCTCGAGGAGTCCGCCGCGGTGGCCGAGCGCTATCCGATCCTGCTCGACACCGCCCGCGTGATCGCGGACCCCCTCGTGCGCAACCGCGCCACGGTGTGCGGCAACATCGCCCACGGCGACCCCGCGAACGACCACCCGGCCACGATGCTCGCCCTGCGCGCCCGGGTCGTCGCCACCGGGCCCGGTGGCGAGCGCACCATCGACGTCGACGACTTCTTCCACGGCCTCTTCATGACGGCGCTCGGGGAGGAAGAGATCCTCACGGAGATCCAGGTCCCGGTCCCGCCCGCCGGCAGCGGCGGCGCCTACGTCAAGCTGGAGCGCAAGGTGGGCGACTACGCCGTGGCCGGCGTGGCCGTGCAGCTCACGCTGGACGGCGAGGGCAAGGTGACGCAGGCCGGCGTCGGGCTCACGAACCTCGGCTTCGCGCCGATCCGGGCGACCGCCGCCGAAGAGACGCTCCTGGGCGCGGACTTCGTACCGGCGGGCGGGCTGCGGGGCGCCATCGAGAGGGTCCGCGACGCGATCACGAAGGCGCCCGGCACGGACGAGGTCATCGCCGCCGCCGCCCAGGCCGCCGCCGACATGACCGAACCGGTGGAAGACCGGCGCGGCTCCGTCGAATACAAGAGGAACATGGCCCGCGTGCTCACCGCGAGGGCCATCCGCCAGGCGCTCGCGCGCGCCGGAGCCGGAGGGTAGAGCGATGGAGACATTCCCGGTCCGCGTCACCGTGAACGGCGAGGCGCACGAGGCGGAGGTCGAGCCGCGCATGCTCCTCGTCCACCTGATCCGCGACGAGTTGCGGCTCACCGGCACCCACATCGGCTGCGACACGACCCACTGCGGCGCCTGCACCGTGCTGCTCGACGGCAAGCCGACCAAGTCGTGCACCGTCCTCGCCGTACAGGCGGACGGTACCGAGATCGGGACCGTCGAAGGACTCGCCGGCGCCGACGGCATGCACGCGCTGCAGGAGGGCTTCTGGGAGAAGCACGGCCTCCAGTGCGGCTTCTGCACCCCCGGCATGCTGATGACCGGCGCGGCCCTCCTCGAGGCGAACCCGAACCCGAGCGAAGCCGAGATCCGCGAGGCGATCTCCGGCAATCTCTGCCGCTGCACCGGCTACGTGAACATCGTGAAGGCGGTGCAGTACGCCGCCGAGAAGATGGGCGCCGCCGCCGCCGAAACCGCGAACGCCGCGACCGACGGGGAGGACAGCTGATGGCACCGAAGACTTCCGCCGACATCTGCGGCATGGGGCACTCCATGAAGCGCAAGGAGGACCCGCGCTTCCTGCAGGGCAAAGGCAACTACATCGACGACATCGTCCTCCCCGACATGCTGTGGCT
This genomic interval carries:
- a CDS encoding nucleoside deaminase; this translates as MSDEFMRRAIDLSERSVEAGGGPFGAVVVKDGEIVAEGMNRVTLDNDPTAHAEIQAIRRACDLLGTFDLGGCELYASCEPCPMCLGAIYWSRIRRVYYANTREDAARIRFSDEDIYDEFSLPPEERRIVSLVRVPSARAGDAFERWTRKRDRTPY
- a CDS encoding EamA family transporter; this encodes MTNSKGGRPSRRARDLTVDLGLLATAIIWGINFSVVKIVLRELDPLAFNAVRFPFAALAVLFLLRATGRPVLPPRSEWPRVLGLAVVGHVIFQAAFIYGIDLTLTGNAALLLSTSPVWVLLIASALGRERFSLAILLGVIATLAGMAILITGGTQEVGGAGLGDLLVLGAALSWASFTVFGRRITKRRGALEVTGWTLWAALPVIVGMGIPDLMRVDWSSIPPGIWFASAYTGVFGIAIAYLLWSRGMKTIGQSRTAVYQNLVPVIALATAWMWLGETPTPQQLAGAAVILSGVAVARGLAGRRRRRAP
- a CDS encoding nucleotidyltransferase family protein yields the protein MSDERSVAGIVLAAGSSTRMGRNKLLLDVGGETLVRRTVRLAGEAGLDPVILVTGRFREEVEREVEDLACAPVFNPDHETGIQTSVACGVAAVPASRGAAVVMLPDMPFVTVRMVRTLVERHAETDAPLVVSRYGEVNAPPILYGRGLFGEISRMRAGCGREVVRRHHDRASLVDWPADRLRDLDRPDEYESVRRELAGAGSRSGDVP
- a CDS encoding XdhC family protein, translated to MNRSLLDLAARLTSERQPYALATVVRSERPTSGKPGNMALISADGVMHGWIGGSCTRSEVVRHALETLDQGEPRLLAFGSSPGRPDDLVPVPMSCSSGGKVEVHVNPVLPAPVLVVAGRSPVALALVRLGGAMGYTTVAEASEEASEDEAVAAAADEVVEDLAETAARYAERPRGWRLYGVVATMGQRDERSLAELAAAAPDYLGVIASPTRMEEVRRVLAAHGLHADAIARVRGPAGLDIGAESPEEIAVSILAEVVQLEAQRTGAEAVEPSDAVGSGDVAAEEAATGEGPEDQATDPVCGMTVPVAGSPSSVFEGEPVYFCCEGCRTRFDASPEAYLQKEATRG
- a CDS encoding type II toxin-antitoxin system RelE/ParE family toxin; the protein is MTRSFRHRGLKRFYERGDPSRVGADLADRVAVALADLDVARKPSDLDLPGYRLHPLKGDLEGFWSISISRNWRIIFRFDDGDASHVDLADYH
- a CDS encoding HigA family addiction module antitoxin, whose translation is MAMKDPPHPGRSIRENCLDPLGLNVTEAARVLGVARHTLSRVLNGHAAISPEMAIRLEKAGWSNAEFWLRRQSSYDLVQARKGEDRIHVERYQPQPTA
- a CDS encoding SRPBCC family protein codes for the protein MKIEEGFTIDAPAADVWAILSDPRQLSELLPGAEITERIDDTTWEGAMTVKVGPLVAAYTGTVSFELNEEDRSAVVRALGQGKAGMGTAEMTMNSRVAALPDGGSEVTMDSDVTVTGILAQLGRGMTQVVSRRMLQEFVKRLTSALENEAKEAEA
- a CDS encoding xanthine dehydrogenase family protein subunit M, giving the protein MIPAQFEYHAPAEVEDAVDLLVELDDAKVMSGGQSLLPMMKLRLASPAHIIDLRHIPGLDTIEERDGFLRIGALVTETQLEESAAVAERYPILLDTARVIADPLVRNRATVCGNIAHGDPANDHPATMLALRARVVATGPGGERTIDVDDFFHGLFMTALGEEEILTEIQVPVPPAGSGGAYVKLERKVGDYAVAGVAVQLTLDGEGKVTQAGVGLTNLGFAPIRATAAEETLLGADFVPAGGLRGAIERVRDAITKAPGTDEVIAAAAQAAADMTEPVEDRRGSVEYKRNMARVLTARAIRQALARAGAGG
- a CDS encoding 2Fe-2S iron-sulfur cluster-binding protein, with amino-acid sequence METFPVRVTVNGEAHEAEVEPRMLLVHLIRDELRLTGTHIGCDTTHCGACTVLLDGKPTKSCTVLAVQADGTEIGTVEGLAGADGMHALQEGFWEKHGLQCGFCTPGMLMTGAALLEANPNPSEAEIREAISGNLCRCTGYVNIVKAVQYAAEKMGAAAAETANAATDGEDS